A part of Magnetospirillum sp. ME-1 genomic DNA contains:
- a CDS encoding methyl-accepting chemotaxis protein translates to MMRLTDIRISAKIGLSFLFPVLLILGLAAYVISDKARVVSETSTLASVAPLTADISALVHEVQKERGASAVYLGSKGEKFGAELKAQRKLTDEAREKLVRSLAGVDTAALGKSFPPKVEAAAKRLDALIATRGAIDTLAIEGRVSLANFTETIRFQLDVVNQIALLSSDARVGRMIGAYLRLMEGKEKAGQERATAAGAFAAGKFEPDIYRRFVSIVAEQQLFLGEFQTNATQEQADFYRAALDDEATRTVERMRKVGLDSPATGNVGDVTGPAWFATATARINLLKKVEDRMAADVQALAAQVNGDAKGILLTTILGVVAALVIALAVAWTVVRQMTSAIGSLVATMERLSADDFSVSVGGVERGDEMGAMARSVQVFKDAMMRGHDLAERQLAEAHQRELRGQAIETLVNRFQGSAERMVEAVSAASLRLQGTAASMSSAASDTNSRATVVAGATELASANVQTVAAAAEELTSSIQEIGRQVHRSAEISGNAVTEAGEAQDTVTGLATMVGKIGEVVTLINDIAAQTNLLALNATIEAARAGEAGKGFAVVAGEVKNLANQTARATGEIGQQIASVQQQTERVVQAIHDIVAIIREVGEITSGIASAVEEQSAATQEIARSVEQAAAGTAEVSANVGGVQDAAGRTGAAADEVLDASKAMGDEAVRLKTTIDGFLGDIRAV, encoded by the coding sequence ATGATGCGGCTGACCGACATCAGGATTTCGGCCAAGATCGGCCTGTCGTTCTTGTTTCCCGTTCTCCTGATTCTCGGGTTGGCGGCCTATGTGATCAGCGACAAGGCGCGGGTGGTGTCGGAAACCTCCACCCTGGCCAGCGTCGCTCCGCTCACCGCCGATATCAGCGCCCTGGTGCACGAGGTGCAGAAGGAGCGGGGCGCCTCGGCCGTCTATCTCGGCAGCAAGGGCGAGAAGTTCGGCGCCGAGCTCAAGGCCCAGCGCAAGCTGACCGACGAGGCGCGGGAAAAGCTGGTCCGCTCCCTGGCCGGTGTGGACACCGCCGCGCTGGGCAAGAGCTTCCCGCCCAAGGTGGAGGCCGCCGCCAAGCGCCTGGACGCGCTGATCGCCACGCGGGGCGCCATCGACACCCTGGCCATCGAGGGGCGGGTCTCGCTCGCCAATTTCACCGAAACCATCCGGTTCCAGCTGGACGTGGTCAACCAGATCGCCCTGCTGTCCAGCGACGCCCGGGTGGGGCGCATGATCGGCGCCTACCTCCGGCTGATGGAAGGCAAGGAAAAGGCCGGGCAGGAGCGGGCCACCGCCGCCGGCGCCTTCGCCGCCGGAAAGTTCGAGCCCGACATCTATCGCCGCTTCGTCTCCATCGTCGCCGAACAGCAGCTGTTCCTGGGCGAATTCCAGACCAACGCTACCCAGGAGCAGGCCGATTTCTACCGCGCCGCCCTGGATGACGAAGCCACCCGCACGGTGGAGCGCATGCGCAAGGTGGGTCTCGACAGTCCCGCCACCGGCAATGTGGGCGACGTCACGGGGCCCGCCTGGTTCGCCACCGCCACCGCGCGCATCAACCTGCTGAAGAAGGTCGAGGACCGCATGGCGGCCGATGTGCAGGCCCTGGCCGCCCAGGTCAACGGCGACGCCAAGGGTATCTTGCTCACCACCATCCTGGGGGTCGTCGCCGCCCTGGTCATCGCCCTGGCGGTGGCCTGGACCGTGGTGCGCCAGATGACCTCGGCCATCGGTTCGCTGGTCGCCACCATGGAGCGGCTGTCGGCCGACGACTTCTCGGTGAGCGTGGGCGGCGTCGAGCGCGGTGACGAGATGGGGGCCATGGCCCGCTCGGTGCAGGTCTTCAAGGACGCCATGATGAGGGGTCACGATCTGGCCGAGAGGCAATTGGCCGAGGCCCATCAGCGCGAATTGCGCGGCCAGGCCATCGAGACGCTGGTCAACCGCTTCCAGGGCTCGGCCGAGCGCATGGTCGAGGCGGTCTCCGCCGCTTCGCTCCGTCTGCAGGGCACCGCCGCCTCCATGAGCTCTGCCGCCAGCGACACCAACAGCCGCGCCACCGTGGTGGCGGGCGCCACCGAGCTGGCCTCGGCCAATGTCCAGACGGTGGCCGCCGCCGCCGAGGAGCTGACCTCCTCCATTCAGGAGATCGGACGTCAGGTCCACCGTTCGGCCGAGATCTCCGGCAATGCCGTGACCGAAGCCGGCGAAGCCCAGGACACCGTCACCGGTCTGGCCACCATGGTGGGTAAGATCGGCGAGGTGGTGACCCTGATCAACGACATCGCCGCCCAGACCAACCTGCTGGCCTTGAACGCCACCATCGAGGCCGCCAGGGCGGGCGAGGCGGGCAAGGGATTCGCCGTGGTGGCGGGCGAGGTCAAGAACCTGGCCAACCAGACGGCGCGCGCCACCGGCGAGATCGGCCAGCAGATCGCCTCGGTGCAGCAGCAGACCGAGCGTGTGGTTCAGGCCATCCACGACATCGTCGCCATCATCCGCGAGGTGGGCGAGATCACCTCAGGCATCGCCAGCGCGGTGGAGGAGCAGAGCGCCGCCACCCAGGAAATCGCGCGCAGCGTCGAGCAGGCCGCCGCCGGCACCGCCGAGGTCTCGGCCAATGTGGGCGGGGTTCAGGACGCCGCCGGCCGCACCGGCGCCGCCGCCGACGAGGTGCTGGACGCGTCGAAGGCCATGGGCGACGAGGCGGTGCGCCTCAAGACCACCATCGACGGCTTCCTGGGCGATATCCGGGCGGTGTAG
- a CDS encoding pentapeptide repeat-containing protein: MRHPTVTQSVEGTDWKKIRVLVFGLDDQFRFLARQTFRKLNVREVTSFDQVADLGKLLAQGFDILLIDLAAKPDEGLRVLEGVRRPLGNPNESLPVLVVAPSTQKDAIDRAKVLGIEGVVPKPISGHELGHRVGETLAKPVRMAPPARLADAPKRNFIKEAEPLPELGDAAAAPPAESKAAPSQPESVPEVAALMARLEARVGASASPSDPRPTRNGPVVALTGKDKVPPAAASSSPAVPASATPASPPAAPRPASGGGNGGFASAGSDAPARRLSGGKLSDEDLAPVRKLSDGPIEVAGIRPDAEAEAARRRAAKRRQQWEEAMAQAGHKARKGRDVAALDVSAVVAEHAQWLQSKGAEGKRATFTGMDLAGVDLSGAVLANATFREVDLSDSCLAEARLDGSDFRYATLSAANLGGANLGVAALRHAKLNLSNLEGAVLRGTDLSGASLSGARTAGADFKGAVMMGADLRDADLSRAENLTQPQIDKTICDKATRLPPGLFRPLAEEERLA, translated from the coding sequence ATGCGTCATCCGACGGTGACCCAGTCGGTCGAGGGGACCGACTGGAAGAAGATAAGGGTGCTGGTGTTCGGCCTGGACGACCAGTTCCGTTTCCTTGCCCGTCAGACGTTCCGCAAGCTGAATGTGCGCGAGGTGACGTCCTTCGATCAGGTCGCCGATCTGGGCAAGCTGCTGGCCCAGGGCTTCGACATCCTGCTCATCGACCTAGCGGCCAAGCCGGACGAGGGGCTGCGGGTGCTGGAAGGCGTCCGCCGCCCGCTCGGCAATCCCAACGAATCCCTGCCGGTGCTGGTGGTGGCGCCCTCGACGCAGAAGGATGCCATCGACCGCGCCAAGGTGTTGGGCATCGAAGGCGTGGTGCCCAAGCCCATTTCCGGCCACGAACTGGGGCACCGGGTGGGCGAGACCCTGGCCAAGCCGGTGCGCATGGCCCCGCCCGCCCGCCTGGCCGACGCGCCCAAGCGCAATTTCATCAAGGAGGCCGAGCCGCTGCCCGAGCTCGGCGATGCCGCGGCCGCGCCGCCGGCCGAAAGCAAGGCGGCTCCATCCCAACCCGAATCCGTTCCGGAAGTGGCCGCCCTGATGGCCCGGCTGGAGGCGAGGGTGGGCGCTTCCGCCTCGCCGTCCGACCCCCGCCCCACGCGCAACGGGCCGGTGGTGGCCCTGACCGGGAAAGACAAGGTGCCCCCGGCTGCCGCTTCCTCCTCCCCCGCCGTCCCTGCCTCCGCCACTCCCGCTTCGCCGCCCGCCGCGCCCCGCCCGGCTTCGGGGGGCGGTAACGGCGGCTTCGCCTCCGCCGGTTCCGACGCCCCGGCGCGGCGGCTGTCGGGCGGCAAGCTGTCCGACGAGGATCTGGCCCCGGTCCGCAAGCTCTCGGATGGTCCCATCGAGGTGGCGGGAATCCGCCCCGACGCGGAAGCCGAGGCCGCCCGGCGCCGCGCCGCCAAACGCCGCCAGCAATGGGAAGAGGCCATGGCCCAGGCCGGGCACAAGGCCCGCAAGGGGCGCGACGTGGCGGCCCTGGATGTCTCGGCGGTGGTGGCCGAGCATGCCCAGTGGCTGCAGAGCAAGGGGGCGGAGGGCAAGCGCGCCACCTTCACCGGCATGGACCTGGCCGGCGTCGATCTGTCGGGCGCCGTGCTGGCCAACGCCACCTTCCGCGAGGTGGATCTGTCGGATTCCTGCCTGGCCGAGGCGCGCCTGGACGGGTCGGATTTCCGCTACGCCACCCTGTCGGCGGCCAATCTGGGCGGGGCCAATCTGGGTGTGGCCGCCCTTCGCCACGCCAAGCTGAATCTCAGCAACCTGGAAGGCGCGGTCTTGCGCGGTACCGATCTGTCGGGCGCGTCTTTAAGCGGCGCCCGCACCGCCGGCGCCGACTTCAAGGGCGCCGTCATGATGGGCGCCGATCTGCGCGATGCCGACCTGTCCCGCGCCGAGAATCTGACGCAGCCTCAGATCGACAAGACGATCTGCGACAAGGCGACACGCCTGCCGCCCGGACTTTTCCGCCCACTCGCGGAAGAGGAACGTCTGGCCTGA
- a CDS encoding ABCB family ABC transporter ATP-binding protein/permease: MRRRDPSSWDKGRGQGPAADWTTLRTLFPYLWPPGEPELRLRVVAAMILLVAAKGVGVGVPLLYKQAVDALSASVAIVPLALLVAYGAARVMGGSFAELRDIVFVKVAQRAIRKVGLGVFTHLHRLGLRFHLDRQTGGVSRAIERGTKGIEFLLNFMLFNILPTLLEIGLVTAILWSLYDGVFALITAATIAVYIAFTLGVTEWRTKFRRAMNETDSEASTKAIDSLLNFETVKYFCNEAHEAGRYDKALARYEQAASKSKVTLSLLNMGQGAVIAVGLTLVMIRAAQGVADGTMTLGDFVLVNAYLIQLYLPLNFLGFVYREIKQSLTDMESMFRLLKENAEIEDSPGAAPLALSGGEVRFENVAFGYNPDRQILGGVDFAVPAGHTLAIVGPSGAGKSTISRLLFRFYDVNEGRILIDGQDIRDVTQGSLRAAIGIVPQDTVLFNDTIRYNIAYGRPGATQDEIEEAARLARIHDFVQSLPQGYDTRVGERGLKLSGGEKQRVAIARTILKRPSILIFDEATSALDTQTEKEIQESLREVSKDRTTLIVAHRLSTVVDADEIVVLEAGRIVERGRHAQLLAADGRYAAMWRRQQEAQTLQQRLATELVGAE, encoded by the coding sequence ATGAGACGACGCGATCCCTCCTCGTGGGACAAGGGGCGCGGCCAGGGGCCGGCCGCCGACTGGACCACGCTCCGCACGCTGTTCCCCTATCTGTGGCCGCCGGGCGAGCCGGAGTTGCGGCTGCGCGTGGTGGCGGCCATGATCCTGCTGGTGGCGGCCAAGGGAGTGGGCGTCGGCGTGCCGCTGCTTTACAAGCAGGCGGTGGATGCCCTGTCGGCCTCGGTGGCGATCGTGCCGCTGGCCCTGCTGGTGGCCTATGGCGCCGCCCGCGTCATGGGCGGCAGCTTCGCCGAACTGCGCGACATCGTCTTCGTCAAGGTGGCGCAGCGGGCCATCCGCAAGGTGGGCCTCGGCGTGTTCACCCATCTGCACCGCTTGGGCCTGCGCTTTCACCTGGACCGCCAGACCGGCGGCGTGTCCAGGGCCATCGAGCGCGGCACCAAGGGCATCGAATTCCTGTTGAACTTCATGCTGTTCAACATCCTGCCCACCCTCTTGGAGATCGGGCTGGTCACCGCCATCCTGTGGAGCCTCTATGACGGGGTGTTCGCGCTGATCACCGCCGCCACCATCGCCGTCTACATCGCCTTCACCCTGGGCGTCACCGAGTGGCGGACCAAGTTCCGCCGCGCCATGAACGAGACGGATTCCGAGGCCTCGACCAAGGCCATCGATTCGCTGCTCAACTTCGAGACGGTGAAATACTTCTGCAACGAGGCCCACGAGGCCGGGCGCTACGACAAGGCCCTGGCCCGCTATGAACAGGCCGCCAGCAAGAGCAAGGTCACCCTGTCGCTGCTCAACATGGGCCAGGGCGCGGTCATCGCCGTCGGCCTGACCCTGGTGATGATCCGCGCCGCCCAGGGGGTGGCCGACGGCACCATGACGCTGGGCGACTTCGTGCTGGTCAACGCCTATCTGATCCAGCTGTACCTGCCGCTCAACTTCCTGGGCTTCGTCTACCGCGAGATCAAGCAGTCGCTGACCGACATGGAATCCATGTTCCGGCTGCTGAAGGAAAACGCCGAGATCGAGGATTCGCCCGGCGCCGCCCCCCTGGCGCTTTCGGGGGGCGAGGTGCGCTTCGAGAATGTCGCCTTCGGCTACAATCCCGACCGCCAGATCCTGGGCGGGGTGGACTTCGCCGTTCCCGCCGGCCATACCCTGGCCATCGTCGGGCCGTCGGGGGCGGGCAAGAGCACCATTTCCCGCCTGCTGTTCCGCTTCTACGACGTGAACGAGGGCCGCATCCTCATCGACGGCCAGGACATCCGCGACGTGACGCAAGGCAGCTTGCGCGCCGCCATCGGCATCGTTCCCCAGGACACCGTGCTGTTCAACGACACCATCCGCTACAACATCGCCTATGGCCGCCCCGGTGCCACCCAGGACGAGATCGAGGAGGCGGCGCGGCTGGCCCGCATCCACGATTTCGTGCAAAGCCTGCCCCAGGGCTACGACACCAGGGTGGGCGAGCGCGGGCTGAAGCTGTCGGGCGGCGAGAAGCAGCGGGTCGCCATCGCGCGCACCATCCTGAAGCGTCCATCCATCCTGATCTTCGACGAGGCCACCAGCGCGCTGGACACCCAGACGGAAAAGGAAATCCAGGAGAGCTTGCGCGAGGTCTCCAAGGACCGCACCACCCTGATCGTCGCCCACCGCCTGTCCACCGTGGTCGATGCCGACGAGATCGTGGTGCTGGAAGCGGGCCGCATCGTCGAACGGGGCCGCCACGCCCAGTTGCTGGCGGCCGACGGGCGCTACGCCGCCATGTGGCGCCGCCAGCAGGAGGCCCAGACCCTGCAGCAGCGCCTGGCCACCGAGCTGGTGGGAGCGGAATAA
- a CDS encoding phasin family protein, producing the protein MFPTFDPKMFEAFSADPASFLGKVAEFQRANFEAAREITENNAKAFQQLAAIRDPQQFVTAQPAILQAVVQRNMEIMTQLWQSLGADLAPAAKGKGKK; encoded by the coding sequence ATGTTCCCCACGTTCGACCCCAAGATGTTCGAGGCCTTCAGCGCCGATCCGGCGTCCTTCCTGGGCAAGGTGGCCGAGTTCCAGCGCGCCAATTTCGAGGCGGCCCGCGAGATCACCGAGAACAACGCCAAGGCCTTCCAGCAGTTGGCCGCCATCCGCGACCCGCAGCAATTCGTCACCGCCCAGCCGGCCATCCTGCAGGCGGTGGTGCAGCGGAACATGGAGATCATGACCCAGCTGTGGCAAAGCCTGGGTGCCGACCTCGCCCCCGCCGCCAAGGGCAAGGGCAAGAAGTAG
- a CDS encoding SulP family inorganic anion transporter yields the protein MGLDIAGGNERYGRVKFTGDAWGGLAAMLVALPSAIAFGVTIFAPLGGSLAAQGAMAGILGATALGMLAPLFGSSARLISAPCAPAAAMLSAQAYALTGQGLPAGSIVLLLGLTALLAGLFQIALGLLRIGRLIKFIPYPVVCGYLSGVGLIIIGSQIPKLLGVPGGISLWASLSLPSLWVWQSMVVGGVVIAVMVLTPRFTRSVPPAILALAAGLAAYFALAAFDPALMTLDGNRLLVGRISAGGYGVGATIGQHWRSLGALEPEIVLEVVIPALTLAALLSIDTLKTCVVLDAMTNSTSNPDRDLLGQGIGNAAAALVGGVPGAGTMGASLINVNSGANTRVSGLLAGSLCFAAFLVLSPVVAWVPVPALAAILIVIGFRMIDRHSLAFFYTPATRLDFLVITAVIVVALAGNLIAASGVGVAFAILLFIREQTRSTVVRNRIEGNQIFSKRLRSPDEAAASDQGPCDTVVFELQGSLFFGTASQLHAALEPETRTRKFVILSMRRVQSLDLTATHVLEQIKDRLEENDAFLVFCDIPKGLPSGLKMKRFLKDTGVVRPTNKAFAFRQLDEALEWVEEQRSGVRDAEGGGELVLDIADMPMFAGQPPEALADLHATVTLRPIHAGKKVFKAGVAGDELFLIRRGSVRITLPIHKKEHYHLATCGPGEIIGGIGFLDAGNHAADAVAMTEVEVYVLSREGFAALGERHPGLAFRLIENVALNLADRLRATVSEIHALRG from the coding sequence ATGGGTCTGGACATCGCCGGCGGCAATGAACGCTACGGCCGGGTGAAATTCACCGGCGACGCCTGGGGCGGTCTGGCCGCCATGCTGGTGGCCCTGCCGTCGGCCATCGCCTTCGGCGTGACCATCTTCGCGCCCCTGGGCGGTTCTCTGGCGGCGCAAGGCGCCATGGCCGGCATTCTGGGGGCCACCGCTCTCGGCATGCTCGCCCCGCTGTTCGGCAGCAGTGCCCGGCTGATCAGCGCGCCCTGCGCCCCGGCGGCGGCCATGCTGTCGGCCCAGGCCTATGCCCTGACCGGCCAGGGATTGCCGGCGGGCAGCATCGTGCTGCTGCTGGGTCTGACCGCCCTGCTGGCCGGGCTGTTCCAGATCGCGCTGGGATTGCTGCGCATCGGCCGGCTGATCAAGTTCATCCCCTATCCCGTGGTCTGCGGCTATCTCTCGGGCGTCGGCCTGATCATCATCGGCAGCCAGATCCCCAAGCTGCTGGGCGTACCCGGCGGAATCAGCCTGTGGGCCTCCCTCAGCCTGCCCTCGCTGTGGGTGTGGCAGAGCATGGTGGTGGGCGGCGTGGTCATCGCCGTGATGGTGCTGACGCCGCGCTTCACCCGATCGGTGCCGCCGGCCATCCTGGCCCTGGCGGCGGGGCTGGCCGCCTATTTCGCCCTGGCGGCCTTCGATCCCGCCCTGATGACCCTCGACGGCAACCGGCTGCTGGTGGGACGGATTTCCGCCGGGGGCTATGGGGTGGGGGCCACCATCGGCCAGCACTGGCGCTCGCTGGGCGCCCTGGAGCCCGAGATCGTGCTCGAGGTGGTGATTCCGGCGCTGACCCTGGCGGCGCTGTTGTCCATCGACACGCTTAAGACCTGCGTCGTGCTCGACGCCATGACCAATTCCACCAGCAATCCCGACCGCGACCTGCTGGGCCAGGGCATCGGCAACGCCGCCGCCGCCCTGGTGGGCGGCGTTCCCGGCGCCGGGACCATGGGGGCCTCGCTGATCAACGTCAACAGCGGCGCCAATACCAGGGTATCGGGCCTGCTGGCGGGAAGCCTGTGCTTCGCCGCCTTCCTGGTGCTGTCGCCGGTGGTCGCCTGGGTGCCGGTGCCGGCCCTGGCGGCCATCCTGATCGTCATCGGCTTTCGCATGATCGACCGCCATTCGCTGGCATTCTTCTACACGCCGGCGACGCGGCTGGATTTCCTGGTGATCACCGCGGTGATCGTCGTCGCCCTGGCCGGCAACCTGATTGCCGCGTCGGGGGTGGGGGTGGCCTTCGCCATCCTTTTGTTCATCCGCGAGCAGACCCGCAGCACGGTGGTCCGCAACCGCATCGAGGGCAACCAGATCTTCTCCAAGCGCCTGCGCAGCCCGGACGAGGCGGCGGCGAGCGATCAGGGACCGTGCGACACCGTCGTGTTCGAATTGCAGGGCAGCCTGTTTTTCGGCACCGCCAGCCAGCTTCACGCCGCCCTGGAGCCCGAGACCCGGACCCGCAAGTTCGTCATTCTCAGCATGCGCCGGGTGCAGTCGCTGGACCTCACCGCCACCCACGTGCTGGAGCAGATCAAGGACCGGCTGGAGGAGAACGACGCCTTCCTGGTGTTCTGCGACATCCCCAAGGGGCTGCCCAGCGGCCTGAAAATGAAGCGCTTCCTCAAGGATACCGGCGTGGTGCGGCCCACCAACAAGGCCTTCGCCTTCCGCCAGTTGGACGAGGCTCTGGAATGGGTGGAGGAGCAGCGCTCGGGCGTCCGCGACGCCGAGGGCGGCGGCGAGTTGGTCCTCGATATCGCCGACATGCCCATGTTCGCCGGCCAGCCGCCCGAGGCACTGGCCGACCTGCACGCCACCGTGACGCTGCGCCCCATCCACGCCGGCAAGAAGGTATTCAAGGCGGGCGTGGCGGGCGACGAATTGTTCCTGATCCGGCGCGGCAGCGTCCGCATCACCCTGCCCATCCACAAGAAGGAGCACTACCACCTGGCCACCTGCGGCCCCGGCGAGATCATCGGCGGCATCGGCTTTCTCGACGCCGGCAACCATGCCGCCGACGCCGTGGCCATGACCGAGGTGGAAGTCTATGTGCTGAGCCGCGAAGGCTTCGCCGCGCTGGGCGAGCGCCACCCCGGCCTGGCATTCCGGCTGATCGAAAACGTCGCCCTCAACCTGGCGGACAGGCTGAGGGCGACGGTCTCGGAAATCCATGCGCTGAGGGGGTAG
- a CDS encoding protein-disulfide reductase DsbD family protein produces the protein MLMAALLAVVGLPAMAAEPGASEWATSESGKVRLISATTAIGDSAQLRLGLHFKLEPGWKIYWRTPGDAGYPPKLDWTGSANLDNPQPHWPAPHRFVLAGLQNYGYAGEVILPLDARAPDASRPVAARLAVDFLACAQICVPQKAELGLDLSTGPAEPSAFAHDIGRFAALVPGDGRRHGLSLDGAEALGSGETSALRLTVSSTEPFTDPDAFVEAEDVAAFGQPRVSLSPDRRRAEFHIPVPAGALLKPLAGAPMSVTVTDGMRAFETRMVPVPGTAAPMAAGEAPGLAGMLLVALLGGLILNLMPCVLPVLSIKVIGVLAHGGGERSHVRASFVASGVGIVASFLALAALAIGLKQAGAAVGWGIQFQQPGFLALMVVLLALFAANLWGMFEIPMPAFLFNRGGGVPHHTVLGHFLSGAFATLLATPCSAPFLGTAIGFALARGPAEIAMIFTALGIGMAVPYLAVAIWPDAALKLPKPGRWMVTVRKVLGLALAGTGVWLLSVLMVQAGIWAALITGGAMAAAVATLGLRHRLPAAARPAVTACVVALAGLALAAPFHGSANGEAGPEAGGAVTWGRFDNQSVARLVSEGKVVFVDVTADWCITCKVNKAAVIERGEVARRLSSPGVVALRADWTRPDESISRYLASFGRYGIPFNAVYGPSAPDGIALAELLSEAEVLAALDRAR, from the coding sequence ATGCTGATGGCGGCCCTGCTGGCGGTTGTCGGACTGCCCGCCATGGCGGCCGAGCCGGGCGCATCCGAGTGGGCGACCAGCGAATCCGGCAAGGTCCGCCTGATCTCCGCCACCACCGCCATCGGCGACTCCGCCCAATTGCGCCTGGGGCTGCATTTCAAGCTGGAGCCGGGCTGGAAGATCTACTGGCGCACGCCGGGCGACGCCGGCTATCCGCCCAAGCTGGACTGGACCGGTTCGGCCAATCTGGACAATCCCCAGCCGCACTGGCCCGCCCCTCACCGCTTCGTGCTGGCAGGCTTGCAGAATTACGGCTATGCGGGCGAGGTGATCCTGCCGCTGGACGCCCGCGCCCCCGACGCCTCGCGGCCCGTCGCCGCCCGCCTCGCGGTGGATTTCCTGGCCTGCGCCCAGATCTGCGTGCCGCAGAAGGCCGAACTCGGCCTGGACCTGTCCACCGGACCGGCCGAGCCCTCGGCCTTCGCCCACGACATCGGGCGCTTTGCCGCCCTGGTGCCCGGCGACGGCCGCCGCCACGGCCTGTCGCTGGATGGGGCCGAAGCCCTGGGCAGCGGCGAGACTTCGGCGTTGCGCCTCACCGTCTCGTCCACCGAGCCCTTCACCGATCCCGACGCCTTCGTCGAGGCCGAGGACGTGGCCGCCTTCGGCCAGCCCCGGGTCAGCCTGTCGCCCGACCGCCGCCGGGCGGAGTTCCATATTCCCGTGCCGGCCGGCGCGCTGCTGAAGCCCCTGGCCGGCGCGCCCATGAGCGTCACCGTCACCGACGGAATGCGCGCCTTCGAGACCCGAATGGTTCCGGTTCCCGGCACGGCCGCCCCCATGGCGGCGGGCGAGGCCCCCGGGCTGGCCGGCATGCTGCTGGTGGCGCTCCTGGGCGGGCTGATCCTCAACCTGATGCCCTGCGTGCTGCCGGTGCTGTCCATCAAGGTGATCGGCGTGCTGGCCCATGGCGGCGGCGAACGCTCCCATGTGCGGGCCAGTTTCGTCGCCTCTGGCGTGGGTATCGTCGCCTCGTTCCTGGCGCTGGCCGCCCTGGCCATCGGGCTGAAACAGGCGGGCGCGGCGGTGGGCTGGGGCATCCAGTTCCAGCAGCCGGGCTTCCTGGCCCTGATGGTGGTGCTGCTGGCCCTGTTCGCCGCCAATCTGTGGGGCATGTTCGAGATTCCCATGCCCGCTTTCCTGTTCAACCGGGGCGGCGGCGTGCCTCATCACACCGTGCTGGGCCATTTCCTGTCGGGCGCCTTCGCCACCTTGCTGGCCACGCCGTGCTCGGCCCCCTTCCTGGGCACCGCCATCGGCTTCGCCCTGGCGCGCGGCCCGGCCGAGATCGCGATGATCTTCACCGCCTTAGGGATTGGCATGGCCGTTCCCTATCTGGCGGTGGCCATCTGGCCCGACGCCGCCCTGAAGCTGCCCAAGCCGGGCCGCTGGATGGTCACGGTGCGCAAGGTCCTGGGCCTCGCCCTGGCCGGCACGGGTGTGTGGCTGCTCAGCGTGCTGATGGTCCAGGCGGGAATTTGGGCCGCGCTGATCACCGGCGGGGCCATGGCGGCGGCGGTCGCCACCCTGGGCCTGCGCCACAGGCTGCCGGCGGCGGCGCGTCCGGCGGTGACCGCCTGCGTGGTGGCCCTGGCCGGGCTGGCCCTGGCCGCCCCCTTCCACGGCTCGGCCAACGGAGAGGCCGGCCCCGAGGCCGGCGGCGCCGTGACCTGGGGCCGCTTCGACAATCAATCCGTGGCGCGGCTGGTGTCCGAGGGCAAGGTGGTGTTCGTGGACGTCACCGCCGATTGGTGCATCACCTGCAAGGTCAACAAGGCGGCGGTGATCGAGCGGGGCGAGGTGGCGCGTCGGCTCTCCTCCCCCGGCGTGGTGGCCTTGCGCGCCGACTGGACCCGGCCCGACGAAAGTATTTCCCGCTATCTGGCCTCGTTCGGGCGCTACGGCATCCCCTTCAACGCCGTCTACGGCCCCAGCGCCCCCGACGGCATCGCCTTGGCCGAACTGCTGAGCGAAGCGGAAGTGCTGGCGGCGCTGGACAGGGCGCGCTGA